The Sesamum indicum cultivar Zhongzhi No. 13 linkage group LG6, S_indicum_v1.0, whole genome shotgun sequence genomic interval attttaccTCTCAAACTTTTGCCCTCATACCCTTTAAAAGGTTCTTCCTTAATGATATTAAGATATTTCATCAAGTAGAGGGTATGAAGGTTATGCTGTCAAAATTCTTGTATTCCCTATATGCCCAATAAGCTCTAATCTGGCTATTGATTGCCtgaagttgaaaatcaattattcTTAATCTTTCCTCAATTTCTCTAAGTTCCATCCCTCGATTTAACTGGGGGAAAGAATTGATGTTTTCCTCACGCAAATGATTTCACTTTTGGTACTTTTTTCCTCACCAAAATTCTTGATCCAAACATAGTGTTGTTCACCAAATACTCGTAAAAAAATCGTCAACTCCCAGGTAAAACTATAACGTGTAAAccgaaaaaagaaagaaaagtacaAAACTAATGGAACTTCTGGAACCATTATCAAGTCAAGCAAAACGATTATTTCTAACCAAATAAGTGAAGAAAATACCCTAAAACAGTAGATTAAGACAATCCAAAAGCAAATAGATGGAAGATCGAACCTCCCAAATTTCACAAACACAAGTTGAAACTTAATTAACACATCACAAACTGCAAATAAAAACGAATTCCGAtctttaaaaatgataatcagaaatagattaaaaatgaaaagactAAACACGAGAATCGAAGAGCATCTCACTTTGGCAATCAAGGTGAATTACAGAAGCGACGACGACGCACAGATCTGTAGACCTGCAAGCTGCAATCCAAGTATTTCCGAATTCTCAGCTGCCCGATTCAGTTCTTAAAAGAGTACTTTATACTGCAAATGCTGCCGTCGGAACATTAGAGTATCACAAAAGCAAAAACGTCGTCGTTCGGAGAAAAACATTTGCtctttttttatccaaataaaagaaaaggcattAGGCCCACCAAATTGGcccaaaacttttaaaattgaaagcccatattatttcataattccTCCACTGGGTCCGAGTCCAATGCTTTGGGCTTAAGTTTCATTATCGAATATTGTAGATATATGGGGAAGATtcgaccaaaaaaaaaatcaatttttttattgacaagaatttttattaaaatttccaGTTAAttcaacccaaaaaaaaatattaaaaaaaatcaagacaaaAGTATTTATCTCAAAGTATTTTGATCCTTTTTGAgatgaataaaattgaagtagaaaaatatgaatatgaaCTCAGACTTGGGTACAATTCATAGTATTTCTTCCTTATTTGTCAAAAATACTGTCACATTCAACAAATAGGAAGTGTAATTCAGGTAGAGCCTCTTAGGAAAAATGGGCTAATCAtgagacaaaataaataagtaattcaaGTACAAATTACATGTGGTCTACTGTTCCAAGAAACACAGATCTTCTTTCGTAAATTGGTTTTCTATCTGTATTGTATTTTACATATACATGTCACgcgtataaaatatttctttaaatatacaaGTGCCACGTGACTTGTATATATGAAATGCAATACGAGAGACAACGCCAACTTGAAATAGAAGATTGGGTCGTTATACGGCCTCGTCAAGAGAAGTCTATGCCTCAAGTTCAAACTCAGCCCCGATGGGAAGGTGGTCGCTCGGATGAAAATAGTTCGGCAACCCACCAATTACATCGGAGGATTCTGCTTCCGGAAGCTCAAGATAGCTTACTGGTTTTAAATCTCCTGAAGGCGAAAAGAAGATATAGTCGAGTGTACCCGTAAAACCAGGAGTGCAGTTTGTGAACTCCGGTTCTCCTCTTGTGAATGCGTACACACTTGACAGTGGCATTGGCAGATCGTCTGCCATCTCTGGCCCCATCGAGTTGGTGCCTGAGACTAGGTACTGATACACCTGATAGTCGAAGCATATTTGTATGGAGATTAGAACAAATAACACCGGATGCTGAAATATGTATTATGTAATTCAGCCCACTATCACCGAGGAAATGCAAAGTGTACTGCAACTCGTTTTCCTAGTCAAATATATTAACTTGATTAAACTTTGATTCGCACCTACGACTAATCTGTACTAACCTGATCTCCAGGGACTGAATTGAAGTCGCCAGCCAGAATTATTGGAGGCGAGCAATCAAATTTGTCCGATACTAGGTCTTTGAATGCAGCAAGGCGTGAAAGCAAGTATTTAGCCTGTGCAATTTTCACGTCAGCCCACTCTGGATCCCTGTAGAAGATTTGAGATTCATACACAGATTAAAAACCCAGCAAATCAATTTCTTGCTATCTGTACCTAATATTACTTTGGATATTTACAAAGATACCACCTTCAACTAAAACTAAACATATTCAACACATCTTCAGTGTGGATAATGCAAAAAGAATCAGCTGCTTACCAATAAAGATGAGTGTTAGCGATAATAACATGATGAGAGGAAGGATTCTGAAGTCTAAAGGCAGCCATGATTCCTACACAGTCACGCTTCAATCTCACACGAGGATCATTTGGATCTCCACGATCAGCTTGACTATCTTTCAGCTTTGAACCTGAAAATGAGATGCTAACATGCAGGTTTCCAGTAGACAAGAGCACACAAGAGCCAATAGACTGCTAAATGGCTTCAAAACAGTGGCAAGAAACCATAGAAATGATCACAAATCAATTATTGCACAATTTTGTAGCAAAAGTAGAAGCGAGTTTTCAAACAACTGATACAATCCTACTCATATTTGAATCCAACTGGTCAAAATTAACGAGAAAGACAGGGTATAAGACACCACTGTCAGAAAGTTACCAGCTTTTGGTTCCTCTTTATTTCCACTAACTAGCACGCCGTATTTTTCTTTGGGTGAGGTTGTTCCGTCTTCAACTGTGTCCACCAGATCGTTGTAGTCTATTTCCTCTTCTATGACCAACTCTGCACTAATTAGAAAATCAGATGAAATTTTAAGATCAACTGATCATGTCAAGATTTATCACATTAACTTATCACTGCATGTTTCCAAGACTGAATTTCAATAATCTCATGTGGTTCTCTCAATAAATGTTTATGATAAGACATAAATATGACCATAAAAATGCTAAATCTTCATATCTGTtacatataagtatatatttgagtatgaatttaaatttacgaGGGGAAGTGAAAAATCTAGCATACCTGTTTTGATTATAAAAGATCCCACATCCATCACGTTTTCTCCCACTTCTTTGGATGTAGATGCTGGCATAGCCAAGGTTCTCCATATTCTTCTTATAGAAGGTATCATACTCATCCACTTCCTAGTACACATAGAACAATTACTATAAAACAGAAGCACGATAAATGTGGATCAGACAGGACGaacatttaaaacaaataagatctaaattttattaaaaagatcgAAATAAAAACCGGAGAATGGTAGATACCTGTAGACAAAGGAAATCCGCCTCGAGGCTCTTAAGAATGGTTAAAATGGCTTGAGACCGAGCTTTCCACCTGTAAATGCAcatttttaagagaaaaaatacatGCAAATTCTAGTAAAATCAGTATCAACCCAAAAAGCAAAGATTTCATATTAGGGTACTCACTTGAGACAAGGTGCTGGTGAGTGTGGAAAGTAAGTACTTTTCACGTATGCCTGAAAATATGACAATTTAACTAATggagacaaaagaaaaagattactAACTTTTAGTAGCCTAGAAAATATAATCTATGGAGAAATATAAGATGCCAGATGTCATAAGCAATGAAGCTAACATTGTACGGACTCTTTCCAGCACTACTGAGCATTCATCGTCTTAGAATGCGGGGAACTAAAATAAGACAAAGGAGATAAGTTCAGTAACACAAGGTTATATTTGGTTGCATATGTAACCTGTACATGTGGTTCAGATGTCCAAACAAGGCCTATGTTGGTCTAATCGCTACCTCTGAAAAATCTTTACAGAGGGAATATAGTTAAAATCAGGTAAAATgacttttaaaaaagaaagagaatcTTCATCTTCCAGGCAACATGgattatttcttgttttcaactaaaatttcagTTGCTATAACCTacatctttttcaaatttagaatAGAAGTAAATCAATTCATGCCAAATAACTTGTTGGGTTTCATGATGAAATGCAACAGAACCCAATCCtgttaaaataaatgacaGAAACAGAGAGAAAGAACAATTGACTTCGACCCGATTTAGCTAATAGAACAAGCAACAGAGTGTCTTTTACCTgagccaaaatattataagataCAAGCCGAAATTTGAAGCCTGTAACATTGAGCATAAGGTAAATCAACGACGAAAATACAAGGAAACTCTTAACAGAAGAAATAGATTAGAACACCAGACGCAAGAACGAGTAATATACACACTAGCAGGTTTACTAATTGAAGTAACTTCACTCTGCTCAACTGGAACAAACTTTCGACACAGCGGTCCTGGGGTCGTACTCATCTTGCTGCAACAAGCTACCCTGCAGATCCAAGAAATTCAAGTGATAACAAATAGTAGAAAGGTAGGTAAAACACCAATTAAATTGCACACCACCACAAAATTTCCAAGAAGGTGACTGAAAAATTCGTTAAAACCTATGAATAACCACCTAAAAGGAGCTTTTTAAGAATTACGCCAAGCAGAACTGACAGCGAAAGCTACAACTTGACAATGATTGTATGAAGCACAACATATCCAAGAACTCAAAGTTGCAGGTCAATTAGGAGAAAACTCATCTCCGTGACTGATTATCATACATCAAAACAAGCACTACATGTGACCCACAAAGCTCGCTACCAGAAATTTCTGTGCTCCAACTTCCAAGTTATGTTGAATGCTAATATCATAACTCGAGAGAatgtaagaaaaaatcaagaatcccCCTCTTATCATTTGGGCCTCCCAGTGATCAAACATTTCTGGATTGTTCACCTTGTTGGTTTCAAGAGAGTATCAATTCATTACAAGCTAACAGCAAGAAAACATATGAACCCAAGTAAAAAGCCCTTCTACAGCATAGAAACATGCAGTCTTGAATTTCATGTAAGGCAGAAAGAAACAGCTTTttagtgtgtgtatgtgtgtgtatagatAGATACagataatgtatatatatgcagagTGGGGTGACCTTAATCCAGGAACCAAGTAAGAGCACCTCAGCATTGCCTCCCGCGGAGTCCTGGAATACTACAGCAGTTTTTCCGTTGTGAAACGGCGAGCGTAGGATTCTGCTGCGGCTGCCCTTAAGATGAGGCACGTGAATTTCACGTGCATATGGTTGTTTTGGATCAAGTAAATGGGCCTTAGGTTTTCAGTAATGGGCTTTAAATGGATGGACTGTGGGCTTGAATATATGGACTACTCAGTTCGACCCAACTCTAGTTTTCATCTTCTAGGGATTTTATTTCGTATCAAGTACACTCcatattaaaaactaaataaataaataaatttaaaaaaaaaaagtacactCCATATGAGTAGatagtttgaaattttgttaaattgaatgaaaatgaataaagataaaattaataaaatacattaatttatattgtttgaatttaaaattattaattaaactaattaatggGATACATGGTAttttcttgagaaaaataCATAGATAAAGGTATCTTAAGCAATCCATGTTTTAACAATTATGGTATCTATAATGCACGGACACTTTAAAAAATCACTTAATACATTGTCGGGTACGTATCACACATGGACAAGACGCGACATGTGTCGGATGCGGcatttgttttcaatttttttagaaaaaaaaaatatactacaTCGAGCAAACTTTAgcgggtgtttggctaagcttatgGGCTGGTTAAAACATCTATAAGATATTTGAATGTTTGTAAGCTTTTGAAAAGcatttggtttttttttttttttgaggagcttataagatcctaaaataatatgattttgatcttagaaactctttttatttttttaaaataattcaccaaactttttttcaaaaaaaaatgttataaactCGTCAATCTTAATATCcaataaacaaaaacacaatataattttgttagtgCTTTACTTTTACTcttcatataattgatatttttccgCCAAGACAAACTTATCTATTTGTATAATTCTAAATTCGAATAGTTTAGTGGATTTTTTTCAGGCGTTACTACagtataaaaatcatattctGCTAAACACTTAACATATTATAAACTCTGGTatcttatttatcaaaatactttaataatttaattttaaaattaaattaaatatttttaaaattttaaaatatcttataaaatatcgaaaatcataaaatatttcaaaataagctTAAGCAAACACTCCCTCAATGAGGTGTTCGACTGTTCGGTatgtatgaaatatattaaaataattatggcaaaaaaaatataaaaaaatcaatttattatataaaatgtgtTAAGTTGCAATAAGCATATTCTCAccaacttaaaattttatgttatgatatcttaattttagaaaatcataagtaaaaattgttttacaaatagatttatttaatttaatttaattatattttaaaaattacttaatttaaattttacaagcAGCCACTAGCTATGTACCTTGGCAGTGATGTTTCTAGAAGAGTCTTTGCTATGGGCCACAAGTCATATCCATTGCCTAGTGGAAGATGTCTTGTCCTTTTcataataatgcaattaataatttaaaaatattaaactgaTGCTCCTAAATACTTAGACTTATATCCCCCATAAGATTGCTAATCTATGTTTATtctttcaacaaatttaccaaaatattggaaaatcaatttagaattagaacttaatttattatattgaattgtgtttttcaatatttacGGAACGAGTTGATAAGAACAAGTCACTTTCAGTCGAATAATTGCGGGTTTGATTCATAATATTGGTATGAAAATTATGTCGGTGGATAATTTGTAAGTAGGATTCTCTTATATGAATTATCCGATCggatatttgaatattttttttaaaaatatatacatatatgtaaaataaagtAGTGCTCGAGTCTAGAATTACTTTACTTTATCCTTCTATCCTTACtttcaaatcttttattaCCTCACAAATCCCAACAAAAAATCCTCTTATTATGTCACAAATCTTAGATGTCTAAAATATCACAAGAATTAGATGAAATAAGATTGTGAAAATTaatgctattattttttattcaacttgGTAAATTTTTGGTGCAAATAGGTAAAATTCTGAATTTCGTTCCGAGGACAATTGTCACTGAAtgaataattctttaaatttttttaaacaatttaagTGCCCGACAAACTTTGAATTAGGATTAGATAGTTAAAATAGGTATCCAACAATTTTAATACCCGATTTGAGTGTCTACTCTGATGACCTAcgatcttaaaaaaaaaaataaaaaataaatattttaatactcGATTTGAATTACTCGATTCGGTGCCTACTTTGATGACCTACGGTTGCAggagggaaagaaaaaaaacaaaaaggattattttaattgtggAGGCGTTTGGGTAGCGGCATCAACATAGAAGTTTGGGCTGGGGAATTTCGGTTTTCCGTTGTTGGAAACCAAACGCGAAAAGGTAATAATGGGACGCGTTTGTTTGGGGTTGAATTCTTAATTAATCCTCTACTGATTGGATCCAAGGCCAAGAGAGAGGATAAAGCTTTGAGTAGCACCACTCAATTTGGAGAAAAGTGATCATTTTGGTGTGGTGCCAAACGCGGCAATAATTTGATTGTGACGTTGAATATTGAGCAGCCATTCTCCATTTGGTCttcactaataattaatatctaaGTAAAAATGATTGAAGTTTTTCCCCTTTTACGTTATGTAATTATTAGGTAACGCCAATCACGCTTTATTTCaccaataaattttacaattacccatttaatatttaattatgataataacatcattatagaaaaaatttaatttaaattaggctTATCCACAAGTCACTAATCGtcttacaattattattattattattattatgataaatcacAACTATTTTGCTCGAGattgacattattataaatagcattttaattgtttaaaaatttacaaatacccccttaaataaaaagtaaatatatcgCGTCTAGATGGCGacatataaattacaattttaccgTTGATGATTTGCTTTATAAACAAAAggtatgaaaaatatatataagaaaaaatgagaGTGTGTAAAGTAAAACATTCATGGGACAtattagttcaaaaaatatatacatatttttttttaaaatatataaaattataatttataatttaccatCTGAGTGTTATTTCTCTATACAGTAGtcatatcataaatataaatataaatataaataattatgcagTAACGCTAGTTCTTTGTTTCCATTTCCTAACTTAATAATCTCTaaactttgtatttttattttattttagtttattctcaattttcagcagcaaatatgtatttttgattttatataagttttcgtataatagaaaatgtgtttggattcgttaatatattgaattttagtgtcaaattatatgattttaataaatttatatataaataaatgtaatatttactttaattattaatttaaaaattgaaaattgaaaataaaaacaaaaataaatagggCCAATATTGTTGGTGggttttgatatatataaaaggggGGAATCATGTTTTCTCAACCATCTCATAAGAAAGCAGATCGGAAAGTTAAAGGGAAGGGGAAAGGGCGAGCAGAAAGAGGGTCCACTTCCCACCACACACAAAAAGACAAGCAGACTTTGATGCAGATGCAAACAGAGAGCATCACAATCGGCATATGCAAAGTGCAGTCCTCACCTTAAATAAACCACCGCCATCCCCACGTGTCACTctacatctctctctctctcaatgtgtatatatatatatatagaatcattttaattattctcctcattaattatatatgtattaaatcattttaattattctcaTCATTAATTAGTTTGTGCATGTGAGGTGGAATGTGAGTTGTGGGGTTTGGATTCGATCATTATCTCATTGTGTGTAgcattattcattttaattttgtatgaattttacgatttattttgaaaaatgcattattataaagaaaagaacttGAGGTTTATAAGTCGATCAAACTCTTCATATGCTACAAAAGTCATTCAACTTTAGgcacatattatatatgaattaaaatactGCAACTCTATTCACTTTGTTGTTGCCTATATTTTTAGCAGTACACAGGACATGACATGTTGACCttttaagaaacaaaaataatattatactattcATTCAAAATATGATATTGACGAAATACCTATATATAACAAACCAGATTCAAACAAACTCTCATCTTACACCTAtcaacttaaatttaaaaacatacaATTCAAAAATGTTTTCATCtcttacataaaaattaataaacgtTCTCATCATATCAAAAGCgtttagaaattgaaaatgaaaataaaaacaaaatcaaaggaaGAATAATTTCTTGATATCATGATATTATGTTTATGGTATGATCAGTTTGAAGTAGAGTttcatttatcataaaattccaaaacccttataaatattaagtaaaacaTTTGTgatatgaatatttaaataccCATCTCATTATTTAAGACATGTCAAACACTGCATTTGTTCTTTCCTCTGCAGcagaatataaatttattattttgattaaaaagaaaaaaagaaaagcaagagACAACCAAGGCAGTGTAGTGTTGCATGCAActacaaattcattttctctgaggttttctttctctctctactttCCCATCCTGTCCGTCTTTCACATTCCACATCGGGTTACTCCACACCGCGCGTATGTCGATAAGATTCGTCGCTGTTTGAGAAATTGTTTTTCATGCTATACGGGTCGGGTCTGGTATTGTCTGCACCCGCCAACCCATTTCAAAAGGACAAAACACCTATATAAACTCGATGCACAAGACGCAAACTTTTACTCAAGAATAAGTGTCGGTCGCCTCTTGGGTTCTCTGCCCCTCTTAATAAACAAAACCCACTTATTCAAAATGCtgttattatagttaataaccTTGGATTTTGCCTGcttctttgttcttttctttccttttttttggtatttttttgaGGTTGTTTCAGCTCCAAGAATCAAAGTTCTGAACTGGGCTCGGGAGGCTCTTCGATTAAAGGTGCGTTTGTTTTGAGCATTTTTACTTTCTGATTCTGTGTTTTCTTATGTTTACTTCAGGATTTGCTATAGTTTTTGTGATGTGCATGTTTGGATTGTGGGTGATTGCAACTGTTTTTGGTAGTGAAGAGTGAGAGAGAATTAATTTGTATGAAGAAAATGCAGTTTATTTTCAAGAAGGGAATACAGTGATTCTGCTTTTGGAGAAAGATcagatatttttctttgaatatattgtcTTGCACCACATAGTGTGTGTTATTCATTTCTCAGTGTTGTTCTCtgtctttctttaattttgaga includes:
- the LOC105164983 gene encoding carbon catabolite repressor protein 4 homolog 4-like isoform X1: MLRCSYLVPGLRVACCSKMSTTPGPLCRKFVPVEQSEVTSISKPASFKFRLVSYNILAQAYVKSTYFPHSPAPCLKWKARSQAILTILKSLEADFLCLQEVDEYDTFYKKNMENLGYASIYIQRSGRKRDGCGIFYNQNSAELVIEEEIDYNDLVDTVEDGTTSPKEKYGVLVSGNKEEPKAGSKLKDSQADRGDPNDPRVRLKRDCVGIMAAFRLQNPSSHHVIIANTHLYWDPEWADVKIAQAKYLLSRLAAFKDLVSDKFDCSPPIILAGDFNSVPGDQVYQYLVSGTNSMGPEMADDLPMPLSSVYAFTRGEPEFTNCTPGFTGTLDYIFFSPSGDLKPVSYLELPEAESSDVIGGLPNYFHPSDHLPIGAEFELEA
- the LOC105164983 gene encoding carbon catabolite repressor protein 4 homolog 4-like isoform X2, translated to MSTTPGPLCRKFVPVEQSEVTSISKPASFKFRLVSYNILAQAYVKSTYFPHSPAPCLKWKARSQAILTILKSLEADFLCLQEVDEYDTFYKKNMENLGYASIYIQRSGRKRDGCGIFYNQNSAELVIEEEIDYNDLVDTVEDGTTSPKEKYGVLVSGNKEEPKAGSKLKDSQADRGDPNDPRVRLKRDCVGIMAAFRLQNPSSHHVIIANTHLYWDPEWADVKIAQAKYLLSRLAAFKDLVSDKFDCSPPIILAGDFNSVPGDQVYQYLVSGTNSMGPEMADDLPMPLSSVYAFTRGEPEFTNCTPGFTGTLDYIFFSPSGDLKPVSYLELPEAESSDVIGGLPNYFHPSDHLPIGAEFELEA